From the Saccharomonospora marina XMU15 genome, the window TCGCCCGACTCCACCTTGATCACGCTGGGGGCGGGCTCGAGGTCGCCCGCCAGCTCTTCGATTCGCGGTCGCACCCGTTCGGTGCTCACGTCGCGCAGCCGGTCGAGATCGTCTTCCTCGATTCCGCGCATGCGCATGAGATGCTCACCGACGACCACGCTGACGTGCACGATGATGTGGTCGGCTCCGGGGGTGAGCGAGGTACCCACCCCGGCCGCCACCGCCGCGTGTCGCGATGCCTCCACCGCGAGCAGCACGGTGCGGTAGGCGCCCTCGACCTGGTTCTTCACCACAAGCACCGATGTCACGCTGGCGCGTACCAGGTTCTCCGTGGTGCTGCCGACCAGCGCACCCAGTTTCCAGTGCCCGCCGCGCTCACCAACCACCAGCAGGTCGGCTTCGCGCTCGACGGCCTCGGACACGGTCACCGAAGCGGGCTTTCCCTGCCGTACCACGGTCTGCGCGTCGACCTCCGGCGCGAACTTCTCGACGTGCGAGCGCAGCCACTCGGCCGCGAAATCGACGAGTTCGGGTTCGACGTCGAACGGCACCACG encodes:
- a CDS encoding universal stress protein; translation: MTRFRRILVATDLSDRSGQAVKRAGLLAAEHGARLIAVHVVPFDVEPELVDFAAEWLRSHVEKFAPEVDAQTVVRQGKPASVTVSEAVEREADLLVVGERGGHWKLGALVGSTTENLVRASVTSVLVVKNQVEGAYRTVLLAVEASRHAAVAAGVGTSLTPGADHIIVHVSVVVGEHLMRMRGIEEDDLDRLRDVSTERVRPRIEELAGDLEPAPSVIKVESGEPRGVLPELVRRYGADLTVVGSGTHFHLGHALLGTVAQHVLRQAPSDVLVARG